The Solea senegalensis isolate Sse05_10M linkage group LG9, IFAPA_SoseM_1, whole genome shotgun sequence genome has a segment encoding these proteins:
- the efna3b gene encoding ephrin-A3b isoform X2, with protein MQVNVNDYLDIYCPHYNDSQRIVGTGEQYVLYMVSYRGYRYCDPNLGFKRWECNRPHAPHAPIKFSEKFQRYSAFSLGYEFHVGQEYYYISTPTHHHGRSCLRLRVYVCCSTVSDVDDEPEPTEPDYTLRPGLKIDDIDEFNPFIPKVEKSVSGSSPSRDRLLLTVTMLLSAVLFIS; from the exons ACAGCCAACGCATCGTTGGCACCGGGGAGCAGTATGTCCTCTACATGGTCAGTTACCGTGGTTACAGGTACTGCGACCCCAACCTGGGCTTCAAGAGGTGGGAGTGTAACCGGCCTCATGCTCCCCACGCGCCCATCAAGTTTTCTGAGAAGTTCCAGCGCTACAGCGCCTTCTCACTGGGATACGAGTTCCACGTTGGACAGGAGTACTACTACATCT CCACGCCCACACATCACCACGGCCGCAGCTGTCTGAGACTACGAGTGTACGTCTGCTGCTCCACGG TCTCTGACGTGGATGATGAGCCAGAGCCCACAGAACCAGACTACACACTTAGACCAGGCCTAAAAATTGATGACATTG aTGAATTTAACCCCTTCATTCCCAAGGTGGAGAAGAGCGTCAGTGGGAGCAGTCCGTCCAGGGATCGCCTTCTCCTCACCGTGACGATGCTCCTCTCGGCCGTTCTGTTCATCTCCTAG